A single window of Salvelinus namaycush isolate Seneca chromosome 11, SaNama_1.0, whole genome shotgun sequence DNA harbors:
- the armc6 gene encoding armadillo repeat-containing protein 6 codes for MACRRITQETFDSVVKENIDEFDMDTAEALREAVEQFESQGVDLSCIVKTLPTAGDHQTEEHEVLQALESLQIASDSSMAADLKRFTEQCSLGFAQRHLAAQKDAYPTIISCCRKTLDEQEALLAALSALAALTDGQPDLLDLEGKDLLVSILGMYQTDPALMLVAIRTVRHCCLKHEQNRQDLVKAGVLPLLTGTIKRHTGRSDLVKEACNALRYMTFDDDIRVPFGQAHEHAKMIVMEHSGLKVIVEAAKAHPENTPVLSVLCATLSSLAVRNEFCQDICDLGGLKFMMTLLADSYESQELTRQVLSALRAIAGNDDVKDAVTNAGGVQLIVIAMNRHMGNAQVCEQGCAALSVVALRKPNNCQVIMEEGGALAALLAMKTHPDEVNVQKQGCMLLRNLVARMTHFNQPILEMGAEALIAQALAAHRDCGDLAKAALRDLGCQVELRELWTGKKGSLTRD; via the exons ATGGCCTGTCGCAGGATCACACAGGAGACCTTCGATTCGGTGGTCAAGGAAAACATCGATGAGTTCGACATGGACACTGCGGAGGCCTTGAGAGAAGCGGTAGAACAGTTTGAGTCTCAAG GGGTGGACCTCAGCTGTATAGTGAAAACACTGCCGACAGCAGGTGATCACCAAACAGAGGAGCATGAGGTCCTTCAG GCCCTGGAATCCCTTCAAATAGCATCTGACAGTAGTATGGCTGCAGATCTGAAACGCTTCACTGAGCAGTGTTCTCTCGGCTTTGCCCAGAGGCATCTGGCAGCTCAGAAAGATGCCTATCCTACAATCATCTCCTGCTGTAGAAAGACTCTGGATGAACAGGAGGCTCTGCTGGCCGCACTCTCTGCCCTGGCCGCTCTGACCGATGGCCAGCCAGACCTCCTTGACTTGGAGGGCAAGGATCTCCTTGTGAGCATCCTTGGCATGTACCAGACAGACCCTGCACTGATGTTAGTTGCCATCCGTACGGTCCGCCATTGCTGTTTGAAGCACGAGCAGAACAGGCAGGATTTGGTGAAGGCTGGAGTGCTGCCGTTGCTGACCGGTACCATCAAGCGACACACTGGACGCTCCGATCTGGTCAAAGAGGCCTGTAACGCCCTCCGGTACATGACCTTTGACGATGACATAAGAGTTCCTTTTGGACAGGCTCATGAACACGCCAAGATGATTGTTATGGAACACAGTGGGTTGAAAGTTATTGTGGAGGCTGCTAAAG CACACCCAGAGAATACCCCTGTCCTCAGTGTGCTGTGTGCTACTCTGTCCAGCCTGGCCGTGAGGAACGAGTTCTGTCAGGACATCTGTGACCTGGGAGGGTTAAAGTTCATGATGACCCTGCTGGCAGACAGTTATGAGTCCCAG GAGCTCACAAGGCAGGTACTCAGCGCTCTGAGGGCCATAGCAGGAAATGATGATGTTAAGGATGCTGTCACAAATGCCGGTGGAGTACAGCTCATCGTCATCGCCATGAACAGACACATGGGCAATGCTCAG GTGTGTGAGCAGGGCTGTGCTGCTCTCTCTGTCGTTGCTCTGCGCAAACCCAACAACTGCCAAGTCATTATGGAGGAAGGCGGTGCGCTGGCGGCTCTGCTGGCTATGAAGACCCATCCTGATGAGGTCAATGTGCAG aAACAGGGATGTATGCTGCTGAGGAACCTGGTGGCGCGCATGACTCACTTCAACCAGCCCATCCTGGAGATGGGAGCAGAGGCCCTCATCGCCCAGGCTCTGGCGGCCCACCGGGACTGTGGCGACCTGGCAAAAGCTGCCCTCAGAGACCTTGGCTGCCAGGTGGAGCTCCGAGAGCTGTGGACGGGCAAGAAGGGCAGCCTCACCAGAGATTGA